The Methylomicrobium agile genome has a segment encoding these proteins:
- a CDS encoding DEAD/DEAH box helicase, with translation MNARVLNAVTGRLSLRPPQAESLSRLARSLEMAPELLQHEKDLPAVLSSLKSLFPTLEDFERDFPSLCFALATGVGKTRLMGAFIAYLHLAHGINHFFVLAPNLTIYNKLIADFTPNTPKYVFKGIGDFAINAPRVITGDNYDQAGFDATRDIFAEIRVNIFNISKINSEVRGGKDPRIKRMKEVLGGSYFNYLANLPDLVLLMDESHRYRASAGVRSINELKPLFGLELTATPFVESTRGPAPFKNVVMDYPLAQAMEDGFVKEPAVVTQRNFDAKAHTPEELEKIKLEDGVRLHETTKVELLTYARENGVKAVKPFMLAIARDTAHAAQLLALLESDAFYEGRYRGKVIQVDSSRSGAEEEAMITRLLAVESVDEPTEIVIHVNMLKEGWDVTNLYTIVPLRAANARTLIEQSIGRGLRLPYGKRTGVAAVDRLNIVAHDKFQEIIDEANRGDSPIRLKQLILEAPSGDDKKVSVQVVSGAMSRLGLGATLTVAAQASSDDNPMGAGIRYASPVPLFTREPELQAVREVVGVIGKCEDLLPNSAALLKPEVQQKILLEVAERLKPVQSSWLAEEGFNLADVVAKTIEVVVQQTIDIPRITVVPNGEVATGFHPFKLDVAQLHLQPGEREIVGQMLRTNEQFTLAAEIGLVERRLEDYIVHALVDFDDIDYFTHADLLYDLAGQMVQHLSGYLSEAEVQSVLDRDRRLIAREIHAQMMAHFWEEATEYEVKVSRGFTELKACNYTAAAGRAAIAPGDYAAFIPSLGITAHYYRETVTETGRIKQMLFGGFERCLYPLQKFDSDTERRFAILLERDALKWFKPAKGQFQIYYKLGGEQSEYIPDFVAETETQILMVETKARGDIDSQEVQAKAAAAARWCQHASDHAAEMGAKPWAYLLLPHDEIVESKRLVDFQRFKLAQG, from the coding sequence GGTGTTGTCCAGTTTGAAGTCATTGTTTCCTACGTTGGAGGATTTTGAGCGCGACTTTCCTTCGCTGTGTTTTGCGTTGGCGACCGGCGTGGGTAAAACCCGCTTGATGGGGGCGTTTATCGCCTATCTGCATCTGGCGCACGGCATCAATCACTTCTTCGTGCTGGCGCCTAACCTGACGATCTACAACAAGCTGATTGCCGATTTCACCCCGAATACGCCGAAGTACGTGTTCAAGGGCATTGGCGATTTCGCCATCAACGCGCCCCGCGTTATTACTGGCGACAATTACGACCAAGCGGGTTTCGATGCTACCCGCGATATTTTTGCCGAAATCCGCGTCAATATTTTCAACATTTCCAAAATCAATTCCGAGGTGCGCGGCGGCAAGGATCCGCGCATCAAGCGCATGAAGGAAGTGTTGGGCGGCAGTTATTTCAACTATCTGGCGAATCTGCCCGATTTGGTGTTGCTGATGGACGAGTCGCACCGCTACCGCGCCAGCGCGGGCGTGCGTTCGATCAACGAATTGAAGCCTTTATTCGGATTGGAATTGACCGCGACGCCGTTTGTGGAATCGACGCGCGGGCCGGCGCCGTTCAAAAACGTGGTGATGGATTACCCGCTGGCGCAGGCGATGGAAGACGGTTTTGTGAAAGAACCGGCGGTGGTCACGCAACGTAATTTCGATGCCAAGGCGCATACGCCGGAGGAATTGGAGAAGATCAAGTTGGAAGATGGCGTGCGTTTGCACGAAACGACTAAAGTGGAGTTGTTGACCTATGCCCGCGAAAACGGGGTAAAAGCCGTTAAGCCGTTCATGTTGGCGATTGCACGGGATACCGCCCATGCCGCGCAGCTTTTGGCGCTGCTGGAGTCCGATGCGTTTTACGAAGGCCGTTATCGCGGTAAGGTGATTCAGGTCGATTCCAGCCGCTCGGGTGCCGAAGAGGAAGCGATGATTACCCGGTTGTTGGCGGTGGAAAGCGTCGATGAGCCGACCGAAATCGTGATTCACGTGAACATGCTCAAGGAAGGCTGGGACGTGACCAATCTGTACACCATCGTGCCGCTCAGGGCAGCCAATGCGCGGACGCTGATCGAGCAATCGATCGGGCGAGGTCTGCGTCTGCCGTACGGCAAGCGTACCGGCGTGGCGGCGGTGGACCGTCTGAACATCGTCGCGCATGACAAGTTTCAGGAGATTATCGACGAGGCCAATCGCGGCGATTCGCCGATTCGACTGAAACAGTTGATTCTGGAGGCTCCGAGCGGCGACGATAAAAAAGTCAGCGTGCAAGTCGTTTCTGGCGCAATGTCTCGACTAGGGTTGGGCGCGACACTGACGGTCGCCGCTCAGGCAAGTTCCGACGATAACCCCATGGGCGCGGGCATCCGTTATGCCAGTCCAGTGCCGCTTTTTACCCGTGAGCCCGAATTGCAAGCCGTGCGTGAGGTGGTGGGTGTCATAGGTAAGTGCGAGGATTTGCTGCCGAACAGCGCGGCGTTGCTCAAGCCGGAAGTGCAACAAAAAATCTTGCTGGAAGTGGCCGAGCGGCTGAAGCCGGTGCAGTCCAGTTGGCTTGCCGAGGAAGGTTTCAATTTGGCGGACGTGGTGGCGAAAACGATCGAGGTAGTCGTCCAGCAGACCATCGATATTCCGCGCATTACCGTGGTGCCGAACGGAGAGGTCGCGACCGGTTTCCATCCGTTCAAACTCGATGTCGCGCAATTGCATCTGCAACCCGGCGAACGAGAAATAGTCGGGCAAATGCTGCGCACCAACGAACAATTCACGCTGGCGGCGGAAATCGGTTTGGTTGAACGGCGTTTGGAGGATTACATCGTTCACGCCCTGGTGGATTTTGACGACATCGATTACTTCACCCACGCCGATTTATTGTATGACCTTGCCGGTCAGATGGTGCAACACTTATCCGGTTATCTTTCCGAAGCAGAGGTGCAGAGTGTGCTGGATCGCGATCGGCGCTTGATTGCCCGTGAAATCCACGCCCAGATGATGGCGCACTTCTGGGAGGAAGCCACCGAATACGAAGTGAAAGTCAGTCGCGGCTTTACCGAGTTGAAAGCGTGTAATTACACGGCTGCCGCTGGCCGCGCCGCAATCGCTCCCGGCGATTACGCGGCGTTCATCCCATCCCTGGGGATTACCGCGCATTATTATCGCGAAACGGTAACGGAAACCGGCCGCATCAAACAAATGCTGTTCGGTGGATTCGAGCGCTGTTTATATCCGTTGCAAAAGTTCGACTCGGACACTGAGCGGCGCTTTGCCATCCTATTGGAAAGAGACGCGCTAAAGTGGTTTAAACCCGCCAAAGGCCAGTTTCAAATCTACTACAAGCTGGGAGGCGAACAGTCTGAGTACATTCCCGACTTTGTCGCGGAAACCGAAACGCAAATCTTGATGGTGGAAACCAAAGCGCGAGGCGACATCGATTCCCAAGAAGTCCAGGCTAAAGCGGCGGCAGCGGCTCGTTGGTGTCAACATGCTTCGGATCACGCCGCAGAAATGGGCGCTAAACCCTGGGCTTACCTGCTATTGCCGCATGATGAGATTGTGGAGTCTAAAAGGCTGGTGGATTTTCAGCGGTTTAAATTGGCTCAGGGTTAA
- a CDS encoding DUF3240 family protein, translating to MSDKEFLVTLNVPIGLEEAIVDCLLTFESEHGFSSFPVYAHDHRNEGLSLAEQVFGRQKRIRFQMYVEEAVLAALLARLREEFAGAGIRYWVMPVIDNGLI from the coding sequence ATGAGCGACAAAGAATTTCTGGTGACTTTGAACGTGCCGATCGGCCTCGAAGAAGCGATCGTCGATTGCCTGTTGACCTTCGAATCCGAGCACGGCTTCAGCAGCTTTCCTGTGTATGCCCACGACCACCGCAACGAAGGGCTGTCGCTCGCCGAACAGGTTTTCGGGCGGCAAAAGCGGATACGGTTTCAGATGTATGTCGAGGAAGCCGTTTTGGCCGCGTTGCTGGCGCGGCTCAGGGAAGAGTTTGCCGGGGCCGGTATCCGCTATTGGGTGATGCCGGTCATCGATAACGGCCTTATCTGA
- a CDS encoding lmo0937 family membrane protein produces the protein MLETIAILLIILWLLGLVSSYTLGGFIHVLLVIAVVVIILRIIQGRSPV, from the coding sequence ATGCTTGAAACGATAGCGATCCTCTTGATCATACTCTGGCTGCTCGGCCTGGTATCTTCCTACACGCTGGGCGGATTCATTCACGTGCTGTTGGTCATCGCGGTGGTAGTGATCATACTGCGCATCATTCAGGGACGAAGCCCGGTATAG
- a CDS encoding NAD-dependent epimerase, translating into MKLLVTGAAGFIGSALSMKLLERGDEIVGIDNLNDYYDVNLKLARLERLKNYDRFKFIKLDIADRSEVERLFAEEKFQRVVHLAAQAGVRYSLTNPHAYIDSNIAGFLNILEGCRHNAVGHLAYASSSSVYGANLRMPFSVHDNVDHPVSLYAASKKANELMAHTYSHLYDLPTTGLRFFTVYGPWGRPDMSLFTFTRNILEEKPINVFNHGNHLRDFTYIDDIIEGVVRVIDKPAQPNPGWSGENPDPGSSLAPYRIYNIGNHHPVHLLTFIETLEKCLGKKADKIMLPLQPGDVPATYADVSDLVQDLGYRPNTLLEDGIRNFVEWYKEFYKVSASQ; encoded by the coding sequence TTGAAATTATTAGTAACCGGAGCTGCCGGATTTATCGGATCCGCGCTGAGTATGAAATTGCTGGAACGGGGCGATGAAATTGTCGGCATAGATAATCTGAACGATTATTATGATGTCAATCTGAAGCTGGCGCGTTTAGAGCGATTGAAAAACTACGATCGTTTTAAGTTCATCAAGCTTGACATTGCCGACAGAAGCGAGGTTGAGAGACTTTTTGCCGAAGAGAAATTCCAAAGGGTCGTGCATTTGGCGGCTCAAGCAGGCGTCCGATATTCATTGACTAACCCGCATGCTTATATCGATTCCAATATAGCGGGATTCCTCAATATCCTGGAAGGCTGCAGACATAATGCGGTAGGGCATTTGGCTTACGCTTCGTCCAGTTCGGTGTATGGTGCCAATCTCCGTATGCCTTTCTCCGTTCATGACAATGTCGATCATCCGGTTTCGCTTTATGCGGCCAGTAAAAAAGCCAACGAATTAATGGCCCATACATACAGCCATCTTTACGATCTTCCCACCACCGGGTTGCGATTTTTTACGGTTTACGGCCCCTGGGGACGACCGGATATGTCGTTGTTTACGTTTACCCGCAATATCCTTGAGGAAAAACCGATTAACGTATTCAATCACGGCAATCACCTGCGCGATTTTACCTATATAGACGATATCATCGAAGGCGTCGTCCGGGTCATCGATAAGCCAGCGCAACCCAATCCTGGTTGGAGCGGAGAAAACCCTGATCCGGGATCGAGTCTCGCGCCTTACCGGATATATAACATCGGCAATCATCATCCTGTACATCTGTTAACTTTTATTGAAACTCTGGAAAAATGTTTGGGTAAGAAAGCCGACAAGATCATGTTGCCTTTACAGCCGGGGGATGTGCCTGCAACTTATGCGGATGTTTCCGATCTGGTTCAGGATTTGGGGTATAGACCCAATACGTTGCTGGAAGACGGCATTAGAAATTTTGTTGAATGGTATAAAGAGTTTTACAAGGTAAGTGCTTCGCAGTAA